In Fervidobacterium nodosum Rt17-B1, one genomic interval encodes:
- a CDS encoding DUF47 domain-containing protein — protein sequence MANIFNKLVPYRSPLELFIEHTILCVEAAGVMKEAIKVYLNGGNIEGFSKKIDEFEDKADGIKIKVREIYSKLKWTYFNKSDFLDILHNTDSIIDITDDVLKMLTMNKVENIPEDVAKDILQLSDLVSESVIHMSEIAKELRLIVESAFSPKEVKEGDERVSVVEKEEHSSDILGLEIGKKLFSKKYEMNAVDIMFLNSIIILLMRIEDRAKNVVERIRMITHQ from the coding sequence ATGGCGAATATTTTTAACAAGTTAGTGCCTTACCGTTCTCCTCTTGAGTTGTTTATCGAACACACAATTTTGTGTGTGGAAGCTGCGGGTGTTATGAAAGAAGCCATAAAGGTTTATTTGAACGGTGGTAATATAGAAGGATTTTCGAAAAAGATTGATGAGTTTGAAGATAAAGCTGATGGAATTAAGATTAAAGTTAGAGAGATATACTCGAAGCTTAAATGGACTTATTTTAATAAGTCTGATTTTCTCGATATTCTTCATAATACCGACTCAATAATTGATATAACTGATGATGTACTTAAAATGCTTACTATGAATAAGGTTGAAAATATACCTGAAGATGTGGCAAAAGATATTTTGCAATTATCGGATCTCGTTTCCGAAAGTGTTATTCACATGAGCGAAATTGCTAAAGAACTAAGATTAATCGTTGAATCAGCGTTTTCTCCTAAGGAGGTAAAGGAAGGAGACGAAAGGGTGAGTGTCGTAGAAAAAGAGGAGCATTCGAGTGATATACTTGGTTTGGAGATTGGTAAGAAGTTGTTCTCTAAAAAGTACGAGATGAATGCTGTTGATATAATGTTCCTCAACAGTATTATTATATTGCTTATGAGAATTGAAGATAGAGCGAAGAATGTTGTTGAGAGAATTAGAATGATTACACACCAATAA
- the uvrB gene encoding excinuclease ABC subunit UvrB, producing MPYELISDYEPMGDQPQAIESLVNGLNKGYRFQTLLGVTGSGKTFTMANVIKEVNRPVLIISPNKTLAAQLYSEFKAFFPNNKVEFFISYYDYYQPEAYVPTKDLYIEKSADINDVIARMRMSAIKSIMTRRDVIVVASVSAIYACGDPRDFDTLNIKLEVGQRINLSEFVKKLVKIGYERKEDIGLTGSFRLRGDTLEIFPSYQDEGIRIELFGDEIDRMYTFDRMNRDVIERLDRLTIYPTKEYVTTEEKIERAVKSIRAELDEQVKKLRSEGKELEAQRLWQRTMNDIELLSTLGYCTGIENYSRHFDGRQPGEPPYSLLDYYDEDFIVFIDESHITIPQLRAMYHGEMSRKKSLVEYGFRLPCAYDNRPLKFDEFMQKVNQVIFVSATPGPYELEVSEQVVEQIIRPTGLIDPQVEVRPTRYQVDDLVNEIVQVKKRGEKALVTVLTKKTAEMLAEYLVEFNIRALYLHSELDAIKRVEVLKKLRAGEIDVVVGVNLLREGLDLPEVSLVAILDADTEGFLRSETTLIQIIGRTARNENGKVIMYADRITPAMQRAIDETNRRRKIQMEYNEKHGIKPKTIIKPLMEDIFAPFRDKEEEMYKVYEDSILQMKESLSLEEYAALLEEEMYKAASELRYEDAARLRDELFKIKEELNRN from the coding sequence ATGCCATATGAACTTATAAGTGATTATGAACCGATGGGGGATCAGCCTCAGGCGATAGAAAGTCTTGTAAATGGTTTGAATAAAGGTTATCGCTTTCAAACGCTCCTGGGTGTTACGGGGAGCGGTAAGACATTTACGATGGCAAATGTTATAAAGGAAGTTAATAGACCTGTTTTAATAATCTCCCCAAATAAAACTTTAGCAGCGCAACTTTATTCGGAGTTTAAAGCGTTCTTTCCGAATAATAAGGTGGAGTTTTTCATAAGTTATTACGATTATTATCAGCCTGAGGCGTATGTACCCACAAAGGATTTGTATATAGAGAAAAGTGCGGATATAAACGATGTTATAGCGCGTATGCGTATGAGTGCTATAAAATCTATAATGACGCGCAGGGATGTTATCGTTGTTGCAAGTGTCTCTGCGATATACGCATGTGGTGACCCACGTGATTTTGATACGCTCAATATAAAGCTCGAGGTTGGGCAGAGGATAAATCTGTCTGAATTTGTCAAGAAGTTAGTTAAGATAGGTTACGAAAGAAAGGAAGATATAGGTTTAACTGGAAGTTTCAGGCTCCGTGGTGATACGCTGGAAATATTCCCGTCTTATCAAGATGAAGGGATAAGGATAGAGTTATTCGGTGATGAAATTGATAGGATGTACACATTTGATAGGATGAATAGAGATGTTATAGAACGACTTGATAGATTAACCATATATCCAACAAAGGAGTACGTTACAACTGAGGAAAAAATAGAGAGAGCAGTTAAGAGTATTCGCGCAGAATTGGATGAACAGGTTAAGAAGTTAAGAAGTGAAGGTAAGGAGTTGGAAGCACAAAGGCTTTGGCAGAGAACGATGAATGATATAGAATTGCTTTCTACACTCGGTTATTGTACCGGCATAGAGAATTATTCAAGACACTTTGATGGCAGACAACCTGGAGAGCCTCCTTATTCACTCCTTGATTATTACGACGAAGATTTCATAGTGTTTATAGATGAGTCGCATATCACTATTCCACAACTCAGAGCGATGTACCATGGTGAGATGTCAAGGAAGAAAAGCCTTGTAGAATATGGCTTTAGGCTGCCTTGCGCTTACGATAACAGGCCGTTGAAGTTCGATGAGTTTATGCAGAAAGTTAATCAGGTTATATTCGTTTCTGCAACGCCCGGACCTTACGAACTTGAGGTTTCAGAGCAAGTTGTTGAACAGATAATCAGACCAACTGGTTTAATAGATCCACAAGTTGAGGTAAGACCAACGAGGTATCAAGTTGATGATTTAGTAAACGAGATTGTACAAGTCAAAAAACGTGGTGAGAAAGCGTTAGTCACTGTACTTACGAAGAAAACAGCTGAGATGTTGGCTGAATACCTTGTAGAATTCAACATCAGGGCGTTGTATTTGCATTCGGAATTAGATGCGATTAAACGTGTGGAGGTTTTGAAAAAACTAAGGGCTGGAGAAATAGATGTTGTTGTGGGTGTCAACTTGCTCAGGGAAGGTCTTGATTTGCCTGAAGTGTCTTTGGTGGCAATATTGGATGCGGATACTGAAGGTTTTTTGAGAAGTGAGACTACGTTGATACAGATAATCGGAAGAACCGCAAGAAATGAAAATGGAAAGGTTATTATGTACGCCGATAGGATAACACCAGCTATGCAACGTGCTATTGATGAGACGAACAGAAGAAGGAAAATACAAATGGAGTACAACGAAAAGCATGGAATAAAGCCAAAAACGATTATAAAACCACTGATGGAAGACATATTTGCACCGTTTAGAGACAAAGAAGAGGAAATGTACAAAGTGTACGAGGACTCTATTTTACAAATGAAAGAGAGTTTATCTTTGGAAGAATACGCTGCTTTGCTTGAAGAGGAGATGTACAAAGCTGCCTCTGAATTGCGTTATGAAGATGCCGCAAGGTTGCGTGATGAGCTTTTCAAAATAAAAGAGGAACTTAATAGGAATTAG
- a CDS encoding Rqc2 family fibronectin-binding protein: MPYDGFVMRGTVEQIAKKIVGFNLRNVYLSKHILYFSFDNGDLKVSLNPNFSYISFVNHFVEDPEKNNFVEFLRSRIRGAKVVDFSNIQYERTVVLELKKIDEIGVVHNYVLYFDIMGKHSNAIIVENSEILEAFKRVQTKFRNIFPGEKFVLYPSDKLTIDEIDSFDKLKSVFEGFYDKKKSLVEFIYTKFQGFSKVTAEEVLYRSELDNKSLSEVSLEDLKRVYEILISVKEELKEGTLRLYYEDEKPKDISVIRLHQYRDEKKCSEFVKCVNEYFEYVEVKDKITEKRNQLISVVKSKIDHYENLLSELERELEECKDADKYRKYGELIKAYSYQINCGEEMASLYDWESDSHVSVPLEKNLSPIENSVKYFNLYSKLKRKAKGIEERKEILSKELSYLQQLQLTIENAEGLEELFEIEDEMVENGLIKKKVDKKGKKKSEQVSEPRKYVYNGFTILVGKNNRQNDELVVRSSDNDIWLHVQGMPGAHVVIKTNGKSVDEDTLYYAARLAATYSKGRYSSNVPIDYTYIKYVKKVRGLKPGLVLYSNFKTLFVDPIQR, from the coding sequence ATGCCGTACGATGGATTTGTGATGAGAGGAACTGTTGAGCAAATAGCAAAGAAAATTGTTGGATTTAATTTGAGAAATGTTTATTTATCTAAGCATATCTTGTATTTTTCTTTCGATAACGGAGATTTAAAGGTATCTCTTAATCCGAATTTTTCGTATATATCATTTGTGAACCACTTTGTTGAAGATCCAGAGAAAAATAATTTTGTCGAATTTTTGCGCAGTAGGATAAGGGGAGCGAAGGTCGTTGATTTTTCAAATATCCAATATGAGCGAACGGTTGTTTTGGAGTTAAAGAAGATTGATGAAATTGGCGTTGTTCACAACTATGTTTTGTACTTTGATATTATGGGTAAACACTCCAACGCGATAATTGTTGAGAATTCGGAGATACTTGAAGCGTTCAAAAGGGTCCAAACTAAGTTTAGAAATATATTTCCCGGCGAAAAATTTGTTTTGTATCCTTCAGATAAGCTGACAATCGATGAAATTGATTCATTCGATAAATTGAAAAGTGTTTTCGAAGGTTTTTATGATAAAAAGAAAAGTCTTGTTGAGTTTATATACACCAAATTCCAAGGTTTTTCAAAAGTCACAGCTGAGGAGGTTTTGTATAGATCTGAACTCGATAACAAGAGTTTATCAGAAGTTTCGCTTGAGGATTTGAAAAGAGTATATGAAATATTGATAAGTGTAAAGGAAGAATTAAAAGAAGGAACGTTAAGACTGTACTACGAAGATGAAAAACCTAAGGATATTTCCGTGATACGTCTCCACCAGTACAGAGATGAGAAAAAATGTTCTGAGTTTGTGAAATGTGTGAACGAATATTTTGAGTATGTTGAAGTTAAGGATAAAATTACTGAAAAACGAAATCAACTTATAAGTGTTGTGAAAAGCAAAATAGACCATTACGAGAATTTACTCTCTGAACTTGAAAGAGAGCTTGAAGAGTGTAAAGATGCTGATAAATACAGAAAATACGGTGAGCTTATTAAGGCTTACAGTTACCAGATAAATTGTGGTGAAGAAATGGCGAGTCTTTACGATTGGGAAAGTGATAGCCATGTTTCTGTACCGCTGGAGAAGAATTTATCACCTATCGAAAATAGTGTTAAATATTTCAATTTGTATTCAAAGTTGAAAAGGAAAGCAAAAGGGATAGAGGAAAGAAAAGAAATTCTATCTAAAGAACTCTCTTACCTTCAGCAGTTGCAATTGACTATAGAGAATGCTGAGGGGTTGGAGGAATTATTTGAAATAGAAGATGAAATGGTCGAAAATGGTTTGATTAAGAAGAAAGTTGATAAAAAAGGTAAGAAAAAAAGTGAACAGGTTTCTGAGCCTAGAAAGTATGTTTATAACGGTTTTACGATATTGGTTGGTAAGAATAACAGACAAAACGACGAACTTGTTGTAAGGTCAAGTGATAATGATATATGGTTACATGTACAAGGTATGCCTGGAGCCCATGTGGTGATAAAAACAAATGGGAAGAGTGTTGATGAAGATACATTGTATTACGCCGCGCGATTAGCGGCCACTTACAGTAAGGGAAGATACTCAAGTAATGTGCCAATTGACTATACTTACATCAAGTACGTCAAAAAAGTGAGAGGATTAAAACCAGGGTTGGTGCTTTATTCGAATTTCAAGACGTTGTTCGTTGATCCGATTCAAAGATAA
- a CDS encoding 2-hydroxyacid dehydrogenase: MTVLFLTKLIDYFKLKIEELKSEFPNDDFAIPADRMEAEQFIPIADVIVTGGLSESQLNKAERLKYIIVPWAGVNGLPIEAIKKRNIVVSNNHGNGKIVAERAVALALAVMGRVVEYHNDLSKGIWHGYEAGSKKEDFWYSIQGKKVSILGLGTIGRSIAKLLSGFDCEIMGYKRSIESVDYVQHITTDIDEAIRFGEVIFVALPLTKSTYGIIDKERLYSMRGKFLINVGRGQLIDEEGLYFALKENILAGAGIDTWYLYPNVDHAVQLPSKYPIHTLRNVVISPHVGGFTIEGQTGRIDETIENLRLILSGKAPKNIVDLDLEY, translated from the coding sequence ATGACCGTACTTTTTCTGACCAAATTAATTGATTATTTTAAATTGAAAATTGAAGAGTTGAAATCTGAATTTCCAAACGATGATTTCGCTATTCCAGCAGATAGAATGGAAGCTGAGCAGTTTATTCCGATAGCTGATGTAATTGTAACTGGTGGATTAAGTGAAAGTCAGTTGAATAAAGCTGAGCGTTTGAAATATATAATTGTTCCATGGGCCGGAGTTAATGGCTTACCTATAGAAGCAATTAAAAAGAGAAATATTGTTGTTTCAAATAACCATGGGAATGGAAAGATTGTTGCAGAACGCGCTGTTGCACTTGCTTTAGCTGTTATGGGAAGGGTCGTGGAGTACCATAACGATTTGTCAAAGGGTATATGGCATGGATACGAAGCAGGCTCAAAGAAGGAAGATTTTTGGTATTCAATCCAAGGGAAAAAGGTTTCAATTCTTGGGTTGGGAACCATTGGAAGGAGTATAGCTAAATTGCTTTCTGGATTTGATTGCGAAATAATGGGGTACAAAAGGAGTATCGAATCTGTAGATTATGTTCAACACATTACCACAGATATCGATGAAGCTATAAGGTTTGGCGAAGTTATCTTTGTTGCTTTGCCACTTACGAAATCAACTTATGGAATTATAGATAAAGAACGATTGTATTCAATGCGTGGTAAATTTCTTATAAACGTTGGGAGAGGTCAACTGATTGATGAAGAAGGACTTTATTTTGCACTGAAAGAAAATATTTTAGCCGGCGCAGGTATAGATACGTGGTATCTTTATCCAAATGTTGATCATGCTGTTCAATTACCTTCTAAATATCCAATTCATACTCTTAGAAATGTTGTCATTTCTCCACACGTTGGTGGATTTACAATAGAAGGGCAGACTGGCAGGATAGACGAAACGATAGAAAATCTGAGGTTAATTCTCTCGGGAAAAGCTCCGAAAAATATCGTTGATTTGGATTTAGAATATTGA
- a CDS encoding inorganic phosphate transporter — MITLFAILIGMFMAFAIGANDVANGMATAVGAKAITPKQAALLASFLEFLGAVMFGAAVTKTIASGIVSIEHIQNPNYVIYGAISALLAAGIWVMFATVYGMPVSTTHSIIGGMIGFGLVSGGFKVVYWSKLLKIVLSWVISPVVGGILAYLVFKILTVTILHRPNPLTAAKKVAPVMIGFTFFLISFLFTFKTLKKTYAYSAIVGLVLGFIAWLVSYFLVVRYVKRNSNDYDAVESIFKNVQVLTSAYVCFSHGANDVANAVGPIALIFMIQQTGAANFSSVEMPKYILFIGGLGIALGVLLYGYKVMQTIGHDITELNNTRGFSIDFGTATTVLLSSIFGFPISTTHTVVGAVTGVGLARGIEVVNTGVLKEIVVSWLITIPFSAGVSAILYLALTTFF; from the coding sequence ATGATAACGCTATTTGCAATTTTGATAGGTATGTTTATGGCGTTTGCGATTGGTGCAAATGATGTAGCTAACGGTATGGCTACAGCCGTTGGTGCAAAGGCCATAACTCCAAAGCAAGCAGCACTGTTGGCTTCCTTTTTAGAATTTTTGGGAGCTGTTATGTTTGGAGCTGCCGTTACTAAGACAATAGCCAGTGGTATCGTATCTATTGAGCATATCCAAAATCCAAATTATGTTATTTACGGTGCGATTTCTGCTTTACTTGCGGCTGGAATTTGGGTAATGTTTGCGACTGTTTATGGAATGCCTGTTTCTACAACTCACTCTATTATAGGTGGAATGATTGGATTTGGTTTGGTGAGTGGTGGTTTTAAGGTTGTTTACTGGTCTAAATTGCTGAAAATCGTTCTTTCTTGGGTTATATCTCCTGTTGTTGGCGGTATTTTAGCATATCTTGTTTTCAAAATACTTACAGTTACAATCTTACACAGACCCAACCCACTTACCGCCGCTAAGAAAGTTGCTCCTGTTATGATTGGTTTTACGTTCTTCCTTATTTCCTTCCTTTTTACATTCAAAACGTTGAAAAAAACATATGCATATTCCGCGATAGTTGGACTTGTTTTAGGATTCATTGCGTGGCTTGTTTCTTATTTTCTTGTTGTTAGGTATGTAAAGAGAAATAGCAACGATTACGACGCAGTTGAATCAATATTTAAAAATGTTCAAGTACTTACTTCTGCTTACGTTTGTTTTTCACACGGTGCGAATGATGTTGCAAATGCAGTAGGTCCAATAGCGCTCATATTTATGATCCAACAAACCGGAGCGGCAAATTTTTCAAGCGTTGAGATGCCAAAGTATATATTGTTCATTGGAGGACTCGGAATTGCTCTTGGAGTTTTACTGTACGGGTACAAAGTTATGCAAACGATAGGTCATGATATAACCGAGCTTAATAATACAAGGGGATTTTCAATAGACTTTGGTACAGCCACAACGGTGCTTCTTTCATCTATATTTGGTTTTCCAATAAGTACAACTCATACGGTAGTTGGTGCGGTTACTGGTGTTGGTTTGGCAAGAGGTATAGAAGTAGTTAATACGGGAGTGCTTAAAGAAATAGTTGTATCTTGGCTTATAACCATTCCATTCTCCGCGGGTGTGAGCGCGATATTATATCTTGCGTTGACAACGTTCTTTTAA